The proteins below are encoded in one region of Diorhabda carinulata isolate Delta chromosome 3, icDioCari1.1, whole genome shotgun sequence:
- the LOC130891141 gene encoding uncharacterized protein LOC130891141 — protein sequence MASSAGIYKRILSLIEKCPVDINKAGGRDISDHLKQYVNTAYKENKFESNHSYWDKQYIALQRLVNNNHKNKYKRTLASSATGLTAEQCNIALSNEYLSEVNQKEQSFFRKLISLKSEP from the exons ATGGCATCTTCCGCTGGAATTTATAAACGAATATTGTCGTTGATAGAAAAGTGTCCTGTCGATATAAATAAAGCAGGAGGGAg GGATATAAGTGATCATTTGAAACAATACGTAAATACGGCTtacaaggaaaataaatttgaatcaaatcaCAGCTATTGGGATAAACAATATATTGCTCTTCAAAGATTAGTgaataataatcataaaaacaaatacaaaagaACACTTGCATCTTCTGCTACAGGATTAACAGCAGAACAGTGCAACATCGCCTTGTCCAACGAATATTTGAGTGAAGTTAATCAAAAAGAACAGTCATTCTTCAGAAAATTAATATCTCTTAAATCCGAACCTTAA
- the LOC130891140 gene encoding probable methyltransferase-like protein 15 homolog: MFARYIKKCRSLRCFSTLPEQSSADIKKLPHIPVMIEEVLSYLKPSNKNVVMDMTFGAGGHSRRILECAPKIKLIALDRDPLASHYAEQLAEEFPHQVVPLLGRFSDLPKLLQSKGIPQNSIDGILFDFGCSSMQFDDGKRGFSISENGPLDMRMDGNRFPDSITAADVVAKATEEDLYKIIKTYGEEKQARKIARAIVEARYMFKTLTTTQELSDIVKSVCIEDFRLDKLHRETHVATKTFQALRIFVNNELNEMNYGLILAHRYLKLGGRIVTITFHSLEDTIVKRHLTGNMLGHTVNPLPLRFSNQSLSVSEEIVKHIMEPQWKMLHQHVITPKYEEVENNPRSRSAKLRAAVKIK, from the exons ATGTTTGCTAGATATATTAAGAAATGTAGATCTCTAAGATGCTTTAGTACATTACCTGAACAAAGTTCTGctgatataaaaaaacttccTCATATCCCTGTTATGATAGAGGAAGTTTTAAGTTATTTGAAaccttcaaataaaaatgtagtaATGGATATGACTTTCGGAGCTGGTGGTCATAGTCGTCGTATTTTAGAATGTGCcccaaaaataaaactaatagcTCTTGATAGAGATCCCTTGGCTTCACATTATGCTGAACAATTAGCAGAAGAATTTCCTCATCAAGTAGTACCATTACTTGGACGTTTCTCTGATTTACCTAAGCTACTTCAATCTAAAGGCATACCACAAAATTCGATAGATGGCATACTGTTTGATTTTGGATGTTCATCTATGCAGTTTGATGATGGAAAAAGAGGTTTTTCCATATCGGAAAATGGTCCTCTAGACATGAGAATGGATGGGAATAGATTTCCAG ATTCTATAACAGCAGCAGATGTTGTTGCTAAAGCAACAGAAGAGGATCtttacaaaataatcaaaacatatGGTGAAGAAAAGCAAGCTAGAAAAATAGCTAGAGCCATTGTAGAAGCACGATATATGTTCAAGACTCTAACGACAACACAAGAATTATCAGATATAGTAAAATCTGTTTGTATAGAAGATTTCAGATTGGATAAATTACATCGTGAAACGCATGTAGCTACAAAAACTTTCCAAGCTCTTAGAATTTTTGTTAACAACgaattgaatgaaatgaattatGGATTAATTCTAGCCCACAGATATTTGAAGTTAGGAGGTCGAATAGTAACGATTACGTTTCATTCATTAGAAGATACAATTGTAAAGAGACACTTAACTGGAAATATGTTGGGACATACTGTTAATCCACTTCCGTTAAGGTTTAGTAACCAATCACTTTCTGTAAGCGAGGAAATAGTCAAACATATCATGGAACCGCAGTGGAAAATGCTACATCAACACGTTATAACACCTAAGTATGAAGAAGTAGAGAATAATCCTAGAAGTAGATCTGCCAAATTGCGAGCAGCtgttaaaattaaatag